CTGGGTCAGCCCAGAGGAACTGCACCCTCTCTGGGCAGTGGACAGGAACCACTCCTATCTGCGACAACCAGGGTGAGGAAGGGCACAAGCATAAAACCAAATTCGTCATGTAATATAAATCTTGTGTATGATTAAATTATGTACAATGAATAGTTATATTTTTCCTTCTTACATTAGTGCAATAGAGAACAACTGACAGAATATCAACTTAAATGAGTGACAGATAAGTCAGACATAATGTAGCTACAATGTGCTCACAGTGGGTTTTTGATGTCTTAAAACTTCTATTCTGAACATTTCTATAtaaacaaaagcacaaatatCCTTTTTTAATGGTTATAGCctcaaaaatgattttgtcCCTTGTTGCCCTGTCTTTAAATGCAGCTGACGACTGTAAGAACCCAGGGGTCCCACCGGGGGCCCAGATGTCAGAAGGCCGGTTTCGGACGGGAGAGAAAGTGATCTACAGGTGTCAAGCTGGTCTGGATCTGCTGGGATCGGCTAAAAGGGTTTGCCTGGAGAGTAGGGAGTGGAGCGGCTCAACGCCACGTTGCCAAGGTGCTGTGTGACAGTTAGAATTAAAGAAATTAGTTTCGggtgtttttccatttaaacAACAGAACATTCATTTTTAAGACCAAAAAAAGCCAACGAATCTGATACGCACAACTAATCCTTGATTTACCTATACTGATATTATCAACAACTGTGCAATTACAGCAATTCGTGATTGAAGCAGCCCCAAAACAGTACACAATGAACTATTATATTAGGATACAACTTCCATGCATGATTATATTTATGCTTTACTACAGGCCCGAATACCTTTGACTCTCCCAGCGCTGTGGCAGAAGCCATAGGGGGATCACTTGCAGGAGTCATGGATGTCCTCACATCAGATTCCAAAAAGAAAGGTGGGTATAAGTTATTTTCAGGATTTGAACAAATTGATATTTTAACAGTGTTGCAGTACAAACAAACTTGCTATACAGATGCTCAAAACAAGAGGAATAGAAGAAAAGCAACTAGCGTAAGTCAAGTAAAggtgtgaggatgaggagagcaTGTTTGTCATTATAATTTTTCCCTTTTCCTCATCCAGTGACCTTTGGTCGAACCTTCCGTGTAGCTGAAGGCAGTCGTATGAATATCTACATCTTAATGGACACATCAGGCAGCATTGAAAAGGAGGACTTTGAAAAATCCAGGAATGCCACCATCGCTCTTATCAGGAAGGTCTGTACTAAGCAATTCAGTTCAATAGCAGATGTGGGTGGAAGACAGAGATACAGAAATCATTTAAGCACATCTGTAAAGCGGCTTGTCTGCCACTCGTCCTCAGTGGGGGTGAAACCTAcatgtgttctttgttttccttctaGTTGGACAGTTATGAGGTACAGATGAAGTTCCATGTGCTGTCATTTGCCAGCGAGGCAAAGGCCATTGTAGACATCAGACACTCCGAAATGAGTGGTGACGCAGAGAACGTCATATGGAATCTGGAGGAATTTGACTACCATAGTAGGATTCTGCTTGTTTTCCtttattcatatactgtatgaatcCATTTAATGACCATAACCTTTTATCTCCTGCAGTGTGATCTGCTCAAGCAATCTCTGTGCCATACACTACAACCATGATGCCCAAATGTGTTCAGTAGAAATATTGCTTTTGCATTTGTTCATTTGCAGGCCACGGGACTAAGACCGGCACCAACCTTCACGCAGCCTTGCACAGCGTCAGTGAGGTGATCGCCTTCTTTAAACAGAACAGCGAGAGGAACCATTTTAATGAGACTCAGAATATCATCATCATACAAACAGATGGTAAAGATGCAGGGAGAGTCTCACAAACTCATCATTTCCTGCTCATTTTCCTTCTCAAAACTTTTTACAACCCCTATATATTAGAAAAGCCAACATTAGATAAGCTGTATCTTTTGAGAATAGacattcattttctccttctctttctgcctGCAGGTTACTCCAACACAGGCACCAAACCTCAGATTGCTCTGGCCAAGATCCGGCACCTGCTGGGCTACAGCAACAACTCCCCTGATCACACAGAGGAGACATTGCTgggtaaaatgataaaagagaatcaaaccaaacattgaattaaaatgtctcATACACCATGTATGACACTTGACATTTACTTGCAGCAGTTCCTACATCACCAAAATTACTAGCAATTGTAAATCAcatgtgcattttgttttagtgTGTTGACATGGTGTGTATGTATACAGTCGGTTTATGTACATCTGGTTGTgttttcagatgtctatgtgtTTGGAATTGGGAGCAAAGTGAACAAAGATGAGTTGAACTCCTTAGCCTCAAACAAACGTGGTGAGGAGCACCTCTTTATTCTAGAAGACTATGAAGTACTAGGAGACGTGTTCAACAACATCATCAGTGAGTAGGAGAGATTGATATTAACAGCAATACCAATATTTTTGTAACTTAAGTATAACCATTAAAATGGTTTTATAATACAGGTGACGAGAGTGTGACAATGTGTGGGGTAGCTCAGGAGGACATCTCCAAGGATCAGGAGGAGGGTGGAATAAAAGTCTACACCAAACCCTGGCACGTCACTGTGAAAACAGTAAGAGTGAGTTTGCAACCCCACCCCCCATTTTTTTGATATCTTAAAGCGGATTTTCATCCATTAACACTTTTCTCTCTTGCAGCCTGCATTTGGATGTTTTGGATCCATCGTGAGTCAGAATTGGGTGCTGACGGCCGCTCACTGCTTTGCCAGAGTGGGCACAGAGAAAGTCAGTGGACAGGTGGAAATACAATACGGTCAGTGTCAGTACGAGGAAAATGTTTTGGAGATGGAGATTCATGtaagagaaaaatacagagaaagggagaaaaggaaaagtGGTAAAAGAAGGTTGATGGAATCTGTAGTGGTTTTAAGCCAAAATCACCTTAAAGTACGACAAGATCACATTTTTAGCGCAAGTTAATCTTTTAGGAATCAAACCATAAATTCTAAAAGTGTTAGTGTCCTTGCTACATTCAGCTAGCTGTATTGAAGAGAGCAAGTCTAGATTAGTAAAGGTCAGTAAAGTTCTTTCTATGAACCATCTTGTTGACttgatgttaaaataacaagCGCCTTTTTCGGTTCGCAGGTGACAGAATGAGGGCGCTTTCCAACAAGGTGATCCTGCACCCCAAGTACAACATCAACGCACTCGAACACAGAAATGTATCAGAGTTCTATGACTATGATGTAGCTCTGGTACAGGTGAACAAGAGCATCCCTCTCTCCAGGGAGGCCAGGTAACACAGcccaaagaaaaaacactcaacTGATTTTGTCATGAAAAAGCGGGCAGTGTGCAGCGATGCCCATGTAACCAACTTAAATGTTCCACTGTTGATTGTgcgtatgtactgtatgttataaaACAGACCTATCTGCTTGCCATGTACCGTACCAGCCAGCCGAGCCATGAAGAAAATCAACTCAACCTGTCAGCAGCATAGTATGTGACCTTTTGACCTTTCCACTTTCATCAACACACAAGACACTGATGTGAATACAAGACTGTAGTAGTCTGCATGTACGTCTTTTGAAAGCATTCATGATGGTACATTAATCCCTCCAATAAGACTTATGAGTAAAATTCACGTGTGTACAGGAAAGGAGCTTCTACCACACAAGGAGACTTCTGCCTTTTTTATCCATAAGAACTCCAAGCGCAAAGAAACACATATTCACACTGAGAGTCAGGTGAGTGATGTGACTTTCATACTGGACTGCTTTCACGCTTACTACTCAGTGATGTGTGTTATACTGTATCTTATTTGCTGTCTGCAGAGGCCCGGCTGTGTGGAGAAGGCAATGCAAACACTAAGACAGCCCACAGATGTGACTTTGGATGAGTACATTCCACGCAGGTTCCTGTGTTCTGGAGGCAGCTTGGGATACCAGGACCCTGTCACCTGTAAAGGTCTGGACTCAGCACTTCCTGTACAATGATCATCTCAGTTTGACCAACATGGGATTCTCATGACAGCTACATGTTGACTCTTTTTATACAGGTGACTCTGGTGGATCTCTGTTCCTGCAAAGAAGAAAGCGCTACTTTCAGGTGAGTCATATGGCTCCTTTAAATCAagactcatctctctctctcacacacacacacactgcaatcACGTTGACATTTCTCCTGTTTCTATCTCCAGGTGGGAGTAGTAAGCTGGGGCACCACAAACGTTTGTGACCAGGGGCGTGGACCGCACAGCAGTGACAGGCCGCCTCCCGATGCGCGAGACTTTCACATCGACCTCTTCGAGATCTTGCCATGGCTGAAACAGCATCTGGGTGAGGAGATCCAGTTCCTGCCAGAGGTCAACTGAGAGGATCCAGAATTGGTCTGCAGGGATGATTTGCTTGGATTACAAATAATATATCTCATgcagaatataataaaatagtTTACCTCTTTATCCAAACGTAAATCATCATAGTTGATCATAGACAAGAATACAGTATCAAGTGTTTTCTGAAGCTTTATTGTCTAGTGGAATACCAATGATTCTTTTAGcctttttgttaaaaaataataaacaacataTAAAAGTTATTCTACTTGTTTTTGTCCACCCTATTCTTTCTATACCCAGCAAATATAACATGCATACTCAGCTCCTGAAGCGCAGATATGATGGAAATAAATGGATGGATTGAGTCAGTGTTGCAGTTCTAGTTGACATCATCAGGTTGTGGTCTGAGGCCGttagacatacagtatgcatataAGCATCAGACATTCCTCAGCTGGAGAAGAAAAATATGCCAGTCTCTACTAACTAATGCAAGTTTTCTGCCCTTTCAGAAGGTCTTGCTTGTTGGTTGGATCTCACTTCTTCAATAGTTGcaatatgtgattttttttctgtctccatgAAGTCAAAAGGTGTTAGACAGCCAGCAGTCCAATCAGCCTTCAGAGAACTGTCTGTACAGcgtttctgattggctgtcttTGAAGTCAGGGACAAAGTGGATGTGGAGAATCTCGGAGAATCCCTCGGAGAGAGCAGGAGCCACAAAGTGTTTTCtgtccagagagagagatagattaGAGTGGTCAAAGTCATCTGTCACTATTAAGGCTATGCTTTTATCTATCAGTGTTTTAAAGTCCACAGTCCACAGTCAGTCCATTTATAGTGGTATCAAGTGacaaagatgaaacaaaagcctgtttgtgtttccaaaatgcattacatttgaatattaaaaGACTTTGGTGTCATGCATTTTGCTGAATTTCTTCAAGCGCTTTACATAAAGTTTGAATTTttagtaaaagaaacaaatacattttataatcaCTATGAGCGTTTTCTGGGTCAGTGTCACTTACTTGTAGCTGTGGAAAACCATGTCATTGACCTTGAGGTGTTTGCTGTCTGAGGGAGCCATCTCACGGAACTGagaacaataataatgcattaaaaaaaaaaaaatcactctgcATCACCAGCAaggattaaagaaaagaaaggggaAAGTGTGAGAGAGTGGAAAGGTGAGTCATactctgttgttgtgtttggcCTGTTCCAGAGAGGCTGAGAAGTGGAAACAGCGACAGGACACTCCTGCTGCCTTGGCCACATCCAcatatctggaaaaaaaaaaacacacaaagcactGCTTGTACCAACATAGACTAAAAATATGCACGTACAAGCAGCAAAAGAGCCGAAGGATTCATACCACAAAATAGCCTCATACAGTCAGTGTCCACTTTATGAAGTACTAACATTTAGTTGGATTTCTTTAGAAAAAAGGTAAGACTGTGGCAATGAAGGCAACCTACGATGTTTCTGTGTAGTAAACTGCTGTGTTTGAACCAGGTTTGGGCCAAAAAATATTCCCCCATGCAATAACATGATGAAGATTTATGATGATTTCAACAAGGGTAAAATAATTACATGTGAAAATGGACTTAAGcacttaaatatatttgttatcaTGCTTATTTTCTTGTAAAAAGTGTTTTGGCTATTCacagataaatgaaaacactttgGATATTTGTTTGAACTATGACATTTTAACTTATTGATATTTCTCCTCACTGAAAAAAGGGTGTCATGTTCTTTGCTATGAAATGAGGTATATAGACTTCTTCTGTTATCTTTGCTTTTATAGCATCTCTTTTTTGCTGAGTAAGTTTTAGAGAATAAAACCAGTAACTGCAATAAATACAGTTACTACAGAAACAAACATGTGGTCTGTCATAActtttttgtagtttattttattgttaattgtAGTGCTAACCTGTCATCAGCGCACggtaaaaagcaaaaactgatTCCGTTTTGGTGTCCTATTGGATCAGTTCTCTGTTCTTAGCTGACAGACGTGTGATAGAGCATCATATTCTGCAGCTGTAGCCCTTCAGCTCATTTAACAGTTTGATATACTGAACTGTTACTATTTTCTGTTAGCTGGCAGGTGTTTTGTCTGAAAATAGTTTGCACTTACAGCATCATTCCTGACATCATTTCCAAACAGCGTCAACCATCAAACAATGTTCACAGTGACTTAAATCAGAGCTTAGTGAGCAGAATAACTGAACGTCTCCACCCTGTCTGCAAATATACTCATCTGTCTGCATAGAATTATCCTTTATTTAAGCATGACTCTCTGTCTTTGGATGCTTTTTGAGGCCTGTTTGCATAAAGGTGTACCCAGTGAGGTGTAGTCTGAGTATATATGCATACTGAAACATGCAAGgacacatacaaaaatacacttGCACAGCACATACTGGCACGATTGTACGTTACCGTTTGCGAGACTCGGGGTCTGGGTTGGTGTTGTCCACGGCGACGCTGCGGCCCTCCTTCAGAGCGCGCTCACATGCAGTCACACAGCTCTGCCAGGAACCAAGTGTGTCCTgacaaagaaaggaaacattACATGTTGGTCACAACATGTCAGGGAAGACTTTAAAGAACATTCATCATTACCTTCACCATGTTGGTGATTATCATCATAATTACAATAATACAATGCTTAAAACTGTTATAGACATATGTATCAAATATAAAAGCAGGGAATCAAAATAAACCATTAACTGCCTATTTTCAGCACTTTAAATCTTCTTGTATACAGAACCAAATGTTCTGGGTCTGTGCACCTACAGAACTGGGGACCCGTTCCTATAAAATCCACTCACCCTGTTGACGTACACGTAACCCTTTGGTATGACATGGGCGTGGAAGAAAGTGGATTTACCCGCTGCAGAGAAAGGGACGAGGAAACAAGATCAGAAGGATGTTGGTGAGAGGGGAGACCAGAAAGGAAAAAGGTGATACACAGTCCACTTTCACTTACATGCAGGGAAACCCACAGCAACAATGACCTCTGTCTTGCTGGAAGTGAGGGAGGCAGACGGCGGGTCGTACAGTCTGGCGGAGGAGTCAAGCTTCCTCTAGTTAttcagataaagaaaaacatttacaaaaaatacagacacacacctaaTCTACACATGAATTCTCATACACTATAGGGAAAAAACAGACTGCTTTCGAGGTTACAGTGAGTATCTGTTGCATTTCTACTTACAGGGTCAAATTCAGGTAAGCTATAGGGGGCGCTCTTCCAGCCCAAGAAGTACTCCTCTGGAGTGTGGAACTGCAACCCGATGTTCAGAGCATACTACAGACAGATGATATGAGTTGTGTGCTTTAAGTTTAAGTCTTACTTAATGACATTTAGAATGACacataataacacaataacaaattAGCATACCAAGCAAGTCAACgcaggaggagggggaggagaagcACTGGGAggtaaaaacaataaaacaaagctaGAGTAGGTCTTACCAGTCTGTCACTGCAGGAGAaatccttcttcttcttccctggagCCCAGTTCTCTGGCCTACCTGCAGCATCTGTGCACAGAGGTTAAGTCAGCAGCTGTATGTCTATGTTTGTGTCTGCTCTTGTACGTCTGTCTTTCTGGGGATCAAATGTTCTTACAGAAATATTAaggtttgcaaaaaaaaaaagttatttttcttgGTCTTGGAGATTTGATCTGGGTCATCTCTGGGCCAGGGGTTAGGTGTTATGTACTGATCAGGTTTAAGATTTGGGTTCGTTTTTGGGTTTAGGCAAAAGGGATTGCACAAGTATTGAactaaaaattttttttaaaatgtaggtgaacacatgtgtatgtatgtaagcgTCTGTGTGATATCAGAGAAGATAACTGAGGACACATCACTTCATATCCAAGCTCACTCACCTCCCACATAAAGACTCTGTGTCTTGTTAACAGGAACACCATCATTGGCctgagcaggaaacacacagaagcAAAGTGTTTATTCTCAAACATGGAAAGACCACAAACAATGTTGTCAGAAATTATAAAAGGGCGGCTCCCATGATTGATAACAATGAGTGTAATTTGTGCTTTGTCTCAGTGCAAATACTGCATAAGAGGTATGGCTTTTaaatgatatgtgtgtgtgtgtgtgtgtgtgtgtgtgtgtgtgtccaataGGGCtgaacaattttgaaaaaatatctaattgtgattattttatgATTTGCGATATTAGAGggaatgatcatttttacatcattattctcattttgattgaaaaacatattaaaatgattatggtgtgatttttgcagggatctgtaccaaacaaagatgtttttttaagtgtgtaGAATATGATGTGTAGGCCAGGTCATCAGCCTGCATGACAATATTTCATCTAAAATGGtgttttaacacacatttaGCCTTTAACAAATATTGCACCTGCTGCGATTTGAAAATTGCGGTAGGCCATGTTGCTATCTTGATAAACTTTCAATTCATTGTTCAGCCTTAGTGTCCAAGCATCTCTACTGACAGTTACCTTCTCACACAAGTGATTCCACATTCCCATCACCGGTTTCCTGTAGATACCAGGACCAGCAGCTACaaacacctgagacacacacaaaaatcagtTTCATGTACAATTATTAGGTGAGATGTTAAAGTCAACCTACGACGTGACCCACCTGCACAGGTAGCTGCAGCGTGGTGAGGACGTCCTCCACTTTAGACTTGAAAACTTCAGGTCTCAGTTTTCCTCTAGCGATCCCCATCTGGTTGGTGAAGAACACCACCTACAGGAAGAGAACAAGGGTAGAATAAGAAATCAAGTGACaaacacaaccacaacaaaatTCAACATGTCACATGCTTTACGCTTGCAAAGTTCCCTAAATATCTTTAGCAACTGTTGTGTTTTACTCCTCCCCACCTTGTATCCTTTCTTGAGCAAGCTGGCCAGTCTGGGCTGAATCTCAGGGTACAGAATCCTGTTAGTTAAACAGACACAAggacaagaaaaacatttagacATGGCATATAATATCTACAAGCCACCTGAAAAGGAGAAAGACCAgtcatttatcacatttcttaactatgacaaacattttaaaaggggACGTTCAGGAGTGCAGACATACTTCCAGTCATCTGGTGCAGTTGGAAAGACTTTGCCAGACTTGGTGGTGATGATGCAGCCATCTATGTCAAAGCCAGCAATCTGGAGAGGACAAAGGGAAGAGGAAGTGTTCGTACATTTAAACATTAGATGCATGATGTCACCAGACACAAAGTGACTTTCATATCTCTAAATGACAGAGATCATTGTTTGAAACACTTTGAACTTCACCCTCAAATCATGTAATGAGTGTGATGTCACTAAAGCCCAAAACagcatttttgtatttatatgaaaataaaccaCGTTAGTAAGAGTGGAAACTGATCTAACACTGGTCGGAGAAGCTTTCTATACTGTAGGAGAAGCACTGACTCACTGCCATTAAGCAGACACTTGGTTTTGATTTTTCACTTCCTGTGACATGAGATGATCCCCCACCAAAAGCAGAAAtgaaggctgcaactaacaattactttcattatagattaatctacTATTTTCTtgaattatcaattaattgctTTGTATCTAAAGACATTTTGGATACTTGGATTTAGATAGATTTAGAAAagactttttgtattttgatgccttgttttgtccgaccaaaagtccaaaacccaaagatctGCTGTTCACAATattataaaacagagaaaagcagcaaatgatcGCAATTAAAAAGCTGCAAtgagaattttttttccattttgcaattaaaaaaaatgatgtcgGATCTTGTTGATATACTCTTGCAGATCCACATTTGGGGAAAATAAGGATGGAGCTTGAGACCTTCACCCTGGGGTCAGAGGTACTGCTTTTAAACATGAACTACTGACAATTGCAGCTTTCACTA
This is a stretch of genomic DNA from Thunnus albacares chromosome 6, fThuAlb1.1, whole genome shotgun sequence. It encodes these proteins:
- the si:ch1073-280e3.1 gene encoding complement factor B, whose product is MYVKSIPWILLFISFQKVLLQEEEYYDYSYMDTPLNCSTTESIKGGHVTYLQGGLEGSVLTYHCGPGQYPFPVSYRLCGANGEWSPMRLATGRLVSQASCKNILCPAQLQLDNGDFWPRDQWFRVGTMQSFSCQEGFTLSGSAQRNCTLSGQWTGTTPICDNQADDCKNPGVPPGAQMSEGRFRTGEKVIYRCQAGLDLLGSAKRVCLESREWSGSTPRCQGPNTFDSPSAVAEAIGGSLAGVMDVLTSDSKKKVTFGRTFRVAEGSRMNIYILMDTSGSIEKEDFEKSRNATIALIRKLDSYEVQMKFHVLSFASEAKAIVDIRHSEMSGDAENVIWNLEEFDYHSHGTKTGTNLHAALHSVSEVIAFFKQNSERNHFNETQNIIIIQTDGYSNTGTKPQIALAKIRHLLGYSNNSPDHTEETLLDVYVFGIGSKVNKDELNSLASNKRGEEHLFILEDYEVLGDVFNNIISDESVTMCGVAQEDISKDQEEGGIKVYTKPWHVTVKTVRPAFGCFGSIVSQNWVLTAAHCFARVGTEKVSGQVEIQYGDRMRALSNKVILHPKYNINALEHRNVSEFYDYDVALVQVNKSIPLSREARPICLPCTVPASRAMKKINSTCQQHRKELLPHKETSAFFIHKNSKRKETHIHTESQRPGCVEKAMQTLRQPTDVTLDEYIPRRFLCSGGSLGYQDPVTCKGDSGGSLFLQRRKRYFQVGVVSWGTTNVCDQGRGPHSSDRPPPDARDFHIDLFEILPWLKQHLGEEIQFLPEVN
- the LOC122983858 gene encoding bifunctional polynucleotide phosphatase/kinase isoform X1 codes for the protein MAESNSLAAHTSCALVGASVRVPLQDGRAVILGRGPDTGVADKKCSRHQVKVVACFADKDAVVTQLGPNPSFLDGEKLGRGQSGKLAHGGTLYLVNQNHPLKLHYSLSSNGTASSPAQRGLKATDKTKGRRNGKEKEGQWSPTPKRSIKDFFSASPKKPSKRPLSPERGHHDVKRQRRDEEDLGGRMKEEEEDEEERLAEEKLKQLQKLAEKSMTQSTQPSSSSLSSKACVKSSWQQFGNLMLYTAAGVKGSDKIAGFDIDGCIITTKSGKVFPTAPDDWKILYPEIQPRLASLLKKGYKVVFFTNQMGIARGKLRPEVFKSKVEDVLTTLQLPVQVFVAAGPGIYRKPVMGMWNHLCEKANDGVPVNKTQSLYVGDAAGRPENWAPGKKKKDFSCSDRLYALNIGLQFHTPEEYFLGWKSAPYSLPEFDPRKLDSSARLYDPPSASLTSSKTEVIVAVGFPASGKSTFFHAHVIPKGYVYVNRDTLGSWQSCVTACERALKEGRSVAVDNTNPDPESRKRYVDVAKAAGVSCRCFHFSASLEQAKHNNRFREMAPSDSKHLKVNDMVFHSYKKHFVAPALSEGFSEILHIHFVPDFKDSQSETLYRQFSEG
- the LOC122983858 gene encoding bifunctional polynucleotide phosphatase/kinase isoform X3; its protein translation is MKVVACFADKDAVVTQLGPNPSFLDGEKLGRGQSGKLAHGGTLYLVNQNHPLKLHYSLSSNGTASSPAQRGLKATDKTKGRRNGKEKEGQWSPTPKRSIKDFFSASPKKPSKRPLSPERGHHDVKRQRRDEEDLGGRMKEEEEDEEERLAEEKLKQLQKLAEKSMTQSTQPSSSSLSSKACVKSSWQQFGNLMLYTAAGVKGSDKIAGFDIDGCIITTKSGKVFPTAPDDWKILYPEIQPRLASLLKKGYKVVFFTNQMGIARGKLRPEVFKSKVEDVLTTLQLPVQVFVAAGPGIYRKPVMGMWNHLCEKANDGVPVNKTQSLYVGDAAGRPENWAPGKKKKDFSCSDRLYALNIGLQFHTPEEYFLGWKSAPYSLPEFDPRKLDSSARLYDPPSASLTSSKTEVIVAVGFPASGKSTFFHAHVIPKGYVYVNRDTLGSWQSCVTACERALKEGRSVAVDNTNPDPESRKRYVDVAKAAGVSCRCFHFSASLEQAKHNNRFREMAPSDSKHLKVNDMVFHSYKKHFVAPALSEGFSEILHIHFVPDFKDSQSETLYRQFSEG
- the LOC122983858 gene encoding bifunctional polynucleotide phosphatase/kinase isoform X2; its protein translation is MAESNSLAAHTSCALVGASVRVPLQDGRAVILGRGPDTGVADKKCSRHQVKVVACFADKDAVVTQLGPNPSFLDGEKLGRGQSGKLAHGGTLYLVNQNHPLKLHYSLSSNGTASSPAQRGLKATDKTKGRRNGKEKEGQWSPTPKRSIKDFFSASPKKPSKRPLSPERGHHDVKRQRRDEEDLGGRMKEEEEDEEERLAEEKLKQLQKLAEKSMTQSTQPSSSSLSSKACVKSSWQQFGNLMLYTAAGVKGSDKIAGFDIDGCIITTKSGKVFPTAPDDWKILYPEIQPRLASLLKKGYKVVFFTNQMGIARGKLRPEVFKSKVEDVLTTLQLPVQVFVAAGPGIYRKPVMGMWNHLCEKANDGVPVNKTQSLYVGDAAGRPENWAPGKKKKDFSCSDRLYALNIGLQFHTPEEYFLGWKSAPYSLPEFDPRKLDSSARLYDPPSASLTSSKTEVIVAVGFPASGKSTFFHAHVIPKGYVYVNRDTLGSWQSCVTACERALKEGRSVAVDNTNPDPESRKRYVDVAKAAGVSCRCFHFSASLEQAKHNNRFREMAPSDSKHLKVNDMVFHSYK